A window from Trinickia violacea encodes these proteins:
- the hpnD gene encoding presqualene diphosphate synthase HpnD, which yields MAVSNLVVDDPETDAAAVTSSSSFYLAMRILPAAQRDAMFQVYAFCRAVDDIADSNAPRTERSAGLARWREDIDACYAGNPRASLATLTRHIRTFDLQREDFHAMIDGMAMDAAEDICAPDDATLDLYCDRVASAAGRLSVRIFGMSEQPGIELSHHLGRALQLTNILRDIDEDAAINRCYLPRELLAREGIVATNPLAIADDPSLPRVCATLAERALDHFAKADAIMDAAPRREVRAPRIMSGVYRVLLERTLERGFDLPRTPIVKPKGRLLWIVARYALF from the coding sequence TTGGCCGTTTCCAATCTCGTCGTGGACGATCCAGAAACCGACGCCGCCGCCGTCACGTCGAGCAGCTCGTTTTATCTCGCGATGCGCATTCTGCCGGCCGCGCAGCGCGACGCGATGTTTCAGGTCTACGCATTCTGCCGCGCCGTCGACGACATCGCCGACAGCAACGCGCCGCGCACCGAACGCAGCGCCGGTCTCGCGCGCTGGCGCGAGGACATCGACGCGTGCTACGCCGGCAATCCGCGCGCGTCGCTCGCTACCTTGACGCGCCACATCCGCACGTTCGATCTGCAGCGGGAAGATTTTCACGCGATGATCGACGGCATGGCGATGGACGCAGCCGAAGACATCTGCGCGCCCGACGATGCGACGCTCGACCTCTACTGCGACCGCGTCGCGAGTGCGGCGGGGCGGTTATCGGTGAGGATATTCGGGATGTCCGAGCAACCCGGCATCGAGCTGTCGCATCACCTCGGCCGCGCGCTGCAACTGACGAACATCCTGCGCGACATCGACGAAGACGCGGCGATCAACCGCTGCTATCTGCCGCGCGAATTGCTCGCGCGCGAAGGCATCGTCGCGACGAACCCGCTGGCGATCGCCGACGATCCGTCGCTGCCGCGCGTGTGCGCAACGCTCGCCGAACGCGCGCTCGACCACTTTGCGAAAGCCGACGCGATCATGGACGCCGCGCCGCGCCGCGAAGTGCGCGCGCCGCGCATCATGTCGGGCGTCTATCGCGTGCTGCTCGAGCGCACGCTCGAACGCGGCTTCGACCTGCCGCGCACGCCGATCGTGAAGCCGAAAGGCCGGCTGCTCTGGATCGTCGCGCGCTACGCCTTGTTCTGA
- a CDS encoding sensor domain-containing diguanylate cyclase, which translates to MNAPSELSLSDLVIERVGFGIFVVDRDFNVLMWNRFMQDHSGRPAAEVVGKSIFDNFPELPRVWFTRKLESVFQLGSFAFSSWEQRPYLFKFEHDRPITGGVDFMQQDCTFMPLMRGREVVAVCVTISDVTNVSVMQREREEAVVKLQEYANRDGLTGIANRRFFEARLRDEYLRWQRYGGDFSVLLFDLDHFKTINDEFGHVVGDTVLRVMAQRVGEAVRAQDTFGRFGGEEFALLLPCTTLQEAMVVAEKIRKTIGDTPVDVEGVSVPVTASVGGAAARAGVSAYEVLINDADAALYSAKRQGRNRSVAFT; encoded by the coding sequence ATGAATGCCCCCAGCGAGCTCTCTCTTTCCGACCTCGTGATCGAGCGGGTCGGATTCGGCATCTTCGTCGTCGATCGCGATTTCAACGTGCTGATGTGGAACCGGTTCATGCAGGACCACAGCGGACGGCCGGCCGCCGAAGTGGTCGGCAAATCGATCTTCGACAATTTCCCGGAACTGCCGCGCGTATGGTTCACGCGCAAGCTCGAAAGCGTGTTCCAGCTCGGCAGTTTCGCGTTCAGCTCGTGGGAGCAGCGGCCGTATCTGTTCAAGTTCGAGCATGACCGGCCGATCACGGGCGGCGTCGACTTCATGCAGCAAGACTGCACGTTCATGCCGCTCATGCGCGGGCGCGAGGTGGTGGCCGTCTGCGTGACGATTTCGGACGTGACCAACGTCAGCGTGATGCAGCGCGAACGCGAAGAGGCGGTCGTCAAGCTGCAGGAATACGCGAACCGCGACGGCCTCACCGGCATCGCGAACCGGCGCTTCTTCGAGGCCCGCCTGCGTGACGAATATCTGCGCTGGCAGCGCTACGGCGGCGACTTTTCGGTGCTGCTGTTCGATCTCGATCACTTCAAGACGATCAACGACGAGTTCGGCCACGTGGTCGGCGACACGGTGTTGCGCGTGATGGCGCAGCGCGTCGGCGAAGCGGTCCGCGCGCAGGATACGTTCGGCCGCTTCGGCGGCGAGGAATTCGCGCTGCTGCTGCCGTGCACGACGCTCCAGGAGGCGATGGTCGTCGCCGAAAAGATCCGCAAGACGATCGGCGACACGCCGGTCGACGTGGAAGGCGTGAGCGTGCCGGTGACGGCGAGCGTGGGCGGCGCGGCCGCGCGCGCCGGTGTGAGCGCGTATGAGGTCCTGATCAACGATGCCGACGCCGCGCTCTATAGCGCGAAACGGCAGGGGCGTAACCGGTCGGTGGCGTTCACCTGA
- a CDS encoding chemotaxis protein CheC — MPENVFTEEQRDALQEIANLAMGQAATRLARLLDTFIELSVPRMRVVEVSDAAEALRDMTGIDETVTAVRQGFRSDIKGEALVICRSSGVGQLCSFVNDPYIESSYETVSQKELMFDVANVLTGACVSSILDQLDRTPVFSPPGLLGEKISLDDVFQADVLAWKVALLLEVNFALEDQSFRAHLVMLMTEDSIRRVNDALDALLSSL, encoded by the coding sequence ATGCCTGAGAACGTCTTCACCGAAGAACAGCGCGACGCGTTGCAGGAGATCGCCAACCTGGCGATGGGCCAGGCGGCGACGCGTCTTGCCCGCCTGCTCGATACGTTCATCGAGCTGTCGGTGCCGCGCATGCGCGTGGTCGAGGTGAGCGACGCGGCGGAAGCATTGCGCGACATGACCGGTATCGACGAAACCGTGACGGCCGTGCGCCAGGGCTTTCGCTCCGATATCAAGGGCGAGGCGCTCGTGATCTGCCGCAGCAGCGGCGTCGGGCAGTTGTGCTCGTTCGTCAACGATCCCTACATCGAATCTTCATATGAAACGGTCAGCCAGAAAGAGCTGATGTTCGACGTCGCCAACGTGCTCACGGGCGCGTGCGTGTCGAGCATTCTCGACCAGCTCGACCGCACGCCGGTTTTCTCTCCGCCGGGCCTGCTCGGCGAAAAAATCTCGCTCGACGACGTGTTCCAGGCCGACGTGCTCGCCTGGAAGGTCGCGCTCTTGCTCGAAGTGAACTTCGCGCTCGAGGACCAGAGCTTCCGGGCGCACCTCGTCATGCTGATGACCGAAGACTCGATTCGCCGCGTGAACGATGCGCTTGACGCACTGCTTTCCAGCTTATGA
- a CDS encoding response regulator codes for MPLPIVIADDSLLARKVLTKSLPADWDVEIEYASNGREALALYRAGKASVMFLDLTMPDMTGYQVLEALQHEDLNTFVIVVSADIQPLAQERVRTLGAAAFVAKPVTPEALVPILKEYGLYA; via the coding sequence ATGCCTTTGCCGATTGTGATCGCCGACGATTCCCTGCTTGCCCGCAAGGTTCTTACGAAATCCTTGCCAGCCGACTGGGATGTCGAAATCGAATATGCGTCGAACGGCCGAGAAGCGCTCGCGCTGTATCGCGCCGGCAAGGCTTCGGTAATGTTTCTCGACCTGACGATGCCCGACATGACGGGCTACCAGGTACTCGAAGCGCTTCAGCACGAGGACCTGAACACGTTCGTGATCGTCGTCTCGGCGGACATCCAGCCGCTGGCTCAGGAACGCGTCCGAACCCTCGGCGCCGCGGCGTTCGTCGCCAAGCCCGTGACCCCCGAGGCCCTCGTGCCGATCCTCAAGGAGTACGGGTTGTATGCCTGA
- a CDS encoding hybrid sensor histidine kinase/response regulator: MTSHRPDEPRTSQAVPNWQEESPYPAVPEPDFAVRRFTLIALLIAAIVLPCVYVAASAYANFRARVAEATDITLRTVRIGEEHALKVFDLNETLDARIDDLVRGLGNEQVRNQEATIHEKLKTIGGGYPQVASVSIFGPDGMLLANSRYYPAPHASIADRDDFTGIRDGKVIENVSKVMIGRVGAGETVFNTGIARRNEDGSFAGLVSVALRQSYFDAFYRELLGNEGEAVTMMLTREDGAVLASYPPLPVAQWSLAAPRSALATALASGNRDGVLHTRPNGKNGGAEIVAYRRVGSYPVFVSCAYRESAIWADWYRHLMVLVVSVFTPSIVLWLVIGLSLKRLAAEEQAWARWQAEASMRRSIESAYRQSRKMEALGNLVGSVAHDFNNLLMIVSANVQIARRRGVKAIDTELSAIERALKGGQSLTRQLLGVARKQPLRSETIEFARWMAASRELLRASLGAKVELVIDVSTNVWPILVDVAELELALINIAVNARDAMPNGGRFTVRANNLSLRHGDGFPLTGDFVEISLDDTGSGMARDVLAHAFEPLFTTKPKGMGTGLGLPQVFAFCERSGGLATIDSAIGAGTSVRLYLPRGSAVATAAPAAEPRREEPATTGGLRILLVEDNDEVAAGTEALLEMMGHTVTYVFNADAALQLVEDPAAPVDLVISDIHMPGAMNGIDLAEAIEALPSPLPVILVTGYAEELERARNVNARVLSKPFDIALLEKILQTIRHEREQRVQPAGKPG; encoded by the coding sequence ATGACGTCCCACCGGCCCGACGAGCCTCGCACGAGCCAAGCCGTTCCGAATTGGCAAGAGGAGTCGCCGTATCCGGCCGTCCCCGAACCCGACTTCGCCGTGCGGCGCTTCACGCTGATCGCGCTTCTGATCGCCGCGATCGTGCTGCCGTGCGTGTATGTGGCCGCGTCGGCCTACGCCAATTTCCGCGCGCGCGTCGCCGAAGCGACCGACATCACGCTGCGCACCGTGCGCATCGGCGAGGAGCACGCGCTCAAGGTGTTCGACCTCAACGAGACGCTCGACGCGCGCATCGACGACCTCGTGCGCGGGCTCGGCAACGAGCAGGTGCGCAATCAGGAAGCCACGATCCACGAGAAGCTCAAGACGATCGGCGGCGGCTATCCGCAGGTCGCTTCGGTGTCGATCTTCGGCCCCGACGGCATGCTGCTCGCGAACAGCCGCTATTACCCTGCGCCGCACGCGTCGATCGCCGATCGCGACGATTTCACCGGCATCCGCGACGGCAAGGTGATCGAGAACGTGTCGAAGGTGATGATCGGACGCGTCGGCGCGGGCGAGACCGTGTTCAACACCGGCATCGCCCGGCGCAACGAGGACGGGTCGTTCGCCGGGCTGGTGTCGGTCGCGCTGCGCCAGTCGTATTTCGACGCGTTCTACCGCGAGTTGCTGGGCAACGAGGGCGAAGCGGTCACGATGATGCTCACGCGCGAAGACGGCGCCGTGCTCGCGTCGTACCCGCCGCTGCCGGTCGCGCAGTGGTCGCTGGCGGCGCCCCGCTCGGCGCTCGCGACGGCGCTCGCCTCGGGCAACCGCGACGGCGTCCTGCACACGCGTCCGAACGGCAAGAACGGCGGCGCCGAGATCGTCGCCTACCGGCGCGTCGGCTCGTATCCCGTCTTTGTGTCGTGCGCGTACCGCGAATCCGCGATCTGGGCCGATTGGTATCGCCATCTGATGGTGCTCGTGGTGTCGGTGTTCACGCCGTCGATCGTGCTGTGGCTCGTGATCGGCCTGTCGCTCAAGCGCCTTGCCGCCGAAGAACAGGCGTGGGCGCGCTGGCAGGCCGAGGCGTCGATGCGCCGCTCGATCGAATCCGCCTACCGGCAATCGCGCAAGATGGAAGCGCTCGGCAACCTCGTCGGCAGCGTCGCGCACGATTTCAACAACCTGCTGATGATCGTGTCGGCGAATGTGCAGATTGCGCGCCGGCGCGGCGTCAAGGCGATCGACACGGAGCTGTCGGCGATCGAGCGCGCGTTAAAGGGCGGCCAGTCGCTCACGCGGCAACTGCTCGGCGTCGCGCGCAAGCAGCCGCTGCGCTCCGAGACGATCGAATTCGCGCGCTGGATGGCGGCGAGCCGCGAGCTGCTGCGTGCGTCGCTCGGCGCGAAGGTCGAGCTCGTGATCGACGTGAGCACCAACGTGTGGCCGATCCTCGTCGACGTCGCGGAACTCGAGCTTGCGCTCATCAACATCGCCGTCAACGCACGCGACGCGATGCCCAACGGCGGACGCTTCACCGTGCGTGCGAACAACCTCAGCCTGCGTCACGGCGACGGCTTTCCGCTGACGGGCGACTTCGTCGAAATTTCACTCGACGACACCGGCTCCGGCATGGCGCGCGACGTGCTCGCGCACGCGTTCGAGCCGCTCTTCACGACGAAGCCGAAGGGAATGGGCACCGGCCTCGGGCTGCCGCAAGTGTTCGCGTTCTGCGAGCGCTCCGGCGGGCTTGCCACGATCGATAGCGCGATCGGCGCGGGCACCTCGGTGCGTCTCTATCTCCCGCGCGGCAGCGCCGTGGCGACCGCGGCGCCCGCCGCGGAACCGCGCCGCGAAGAACCTGCCACCACGGGCGGCCTGCGCATTCTGCTCGTCGAGGACAACGACGAAGTCGCTGCGGGTACCGAGGCGCTTCTCGAGATGATGGGCCACACCGTCACCTACGTATTCAACGCGGACGCCGCCTTGCAGCTCGTCGAAGATCCCGCCGCGCCGGTCGATCTCGTCATTTCGGATATCCACATGCCGGGCGCGATGAACGGCATCGATCTCGCGGAAGCCATCGAGGCGCTTCCGTCGCCACTGCCCGTGATCCTCGTGACCGGCTACGCCGAGGAGCTCGAACGGGCACGGAATGTGAACGCGCGCGTGCTGTCAAAACCTTTTGATATCGCGCTGCTCGAAAAAATATTGCAAACGATCCGGCACGAACGCGAGCAACGCGTTCAGCCCGCCGGCAAGCCGGGCTGA
- a CDS encoding NADPH-dependent FMN reductase produces the protein MAYNIAVIVGSLRRDSFNKALSHAIVKLTSADFAFEFLDIGSLPLYSQDYDADFPEAARHFKQRIEAADALLFVTPEYNRSIPGVLKNALDWGSRPWGSNSWGGKPGAVLGTSPGATGTALSQQHLRNVLAYLDVATLGQHEMFIKHADGVIDADGNVANEHTLKFLQHFVHRFESWVKRHVHK, from the coding sequence ATGGCTTACAACATTGCGGTTATCGTCGGCAGCCTGCGTCGCGACTCGTTCAACAAGGCGCTCTCGCATGCGATCGTCAAGCTCACGAGCGCGGACTTCGCGTTCGAATTCCTCGACATCGGCTCGTTGCCCCTCTATTCGCAAGACTACGACGCCGATTTTCCCGAGGCCGCGCGGCATTTCAAACAGCGGATTGAAGCCGCGGACGCGCTTCTTTTCGTGACGCCCGAGTACAACCGTTCGATTCCCGGCGTGCTGAAGAACGCGCTCGACTGGGGCTCGCGCCCGTGGGGCTCGAACTCGTGGGGCGGCAAGCCGGGTGCGGTGCTGGGAACGTCGCCGGGCGCGACGGGTACCGCGCTGTCGCAGCAGCATTTGCGCAACGTGCTCGCTTATCTCGACGTAGCGACGCTCGGCCAGCATGAAATGTTCATCAAGCACGCCGACGGGGTGATCGACGCCGACGGCAACGTCGCCAACGAGCACACCCTCAAGTTCCTGCAGCACTTCGTCCATCGCTTCGAAAGCTGGGTGAAGCGGCACGTGCACAAGTAG
- a CDS encoding BufA1 family periplasmic bufferin-type metallophore produces the protein MNKQLIAAAAFTAVLGATLASPVFAADKEKCYGIAKAGQNDCKGNNHACAGQGTKDMDKGEFKAVPAGTCQQMGGSLQPGM, from the coding sequence ATGAACAAGCAACTGATCGCCGCTGCCGCATTCACCGCTGTGCTTGGCGCAACGCTCGCGAGCCCCGTCTTCGCCGCCGACAAGGAAAAGTGCTACGGCATCGCCAAGGCCGGTCAGAACGATTGCAAGGGCAACAACCACGCTTGCGCCGGTCAAGGCACCAAGGACATGGACAAGGGCGAGTTCAAGGCGGTCCCGGCCGGCACGTGCCAGCAGATGGGCGGCTCGCTGCAGCCCGGCATGTAA
- the bufB gene encoding MNIO family bufferin maturase: MNPQPQLGAGLGLRGPHVAGVLAAWPSVGWWEVHSENYFGGGEPVAALERVRERYEVSLHGVGMGLGSHSAPDAQHLQRLKSLVARIEPALVSEHLCWNRGAGRFFNDLLPVPRVDGAVPLIAAHIDGVQEALGRRILIENVSAYVAFEGETCSEAEMLAELVVRTGCGVLLDVNNLYVNTLNLKTDPLAEIARLPIGCVGEIHVAGFEWLDDVAIDTHGASVCDEVWTLLDAALARFGPTPVLLERDTHLPSLDALVGEYRQLEARVAGARERAMTQSPTLTQEVR; the protein is encoded by the coding sequence ATGAATCCGCAGCCCCAGCTTGGCGCAGGTCTCGGCCTGCGCGGACCGCACGTCGCCGGCGTGCTCGCGGCGTGGCCATCGGTCGGATGGTGGGAAGTCCATAGCGAAAACTACTTCGGCGGCGGCGAGCCGGTGGCCGCGCTCGAACGCGTGCGCGAGCGCTACGAGGTCAGCCTGCACGGCGTCGGCATGGGGCTCGGAAGTCATAGCGCACCCGATGCGCAACATCTGCAGCGTTTGAAGTCGCTGGTCGCGCGCATCGAGCCTGCGCTGGTCTCCGAACACCTCTGCTGGAATCGCGGCGCGGGACGGTTCTTCAACGACCTGTTGCCGGTGCCGCGCGTCGACGGCGCCGTGCCGCTGATCGCCGCGCACATCGATGGCGTGCAGGAGGCCCTGGGGCGGCGCATTCTGATCGAGAACGTCTCGGCGTATGTCGCATTCGAAGGCGAGACGTGCAGCGAGGCCGAGATGCTGGCCGAGCTCGTCGTGCGCACCGGCTGCGGCGTGCTGCTCGACGTCAACAATCTCTACGTGAACACGCTCAACCTGAAAACCGATCCGCTCGCGGAGATCGCGCGGCTGCCTATCGGCTGCGTCGGCGAAATTCATGTCGCCGGGTTCGAGTGGCTCGACGACGTCGCGATCGATACGCACGGGGCGAGCGTCTGCGATGAGGTATGGACACTGCTCGACGCCGCGCTCGCGCGTTTTGGGCCGACGCCGGTGCTGCTCGAACGCGATACGCACTTGCCGTCGCTCGACGCGCTCGTCGGCGAATACCGGCAGCTCGAAGCACGCGTCGCCGGGGCGCGCGAGCGGGCGATGACGCAATCGCCGACGCTGACGCAGGAGGTGCGCTGA
- a CDS encoding HvfC/BufC N-terminal domain-containing protein, which produces MSNYSDLLDSFAAALADDARAPAGLTSATRANIGVYRNNVRLNRIAALADAFTHVVTLVGSDYFRSLARAYVIATPATSANLHDDGAGLPAFIRGFAPAADLPYLGDVAEVDWLMLRAYYADDSTPLDRASLAGLGPERFAAASLRLSASVGVARSAKWPIADIVAMHEGGPTASLDAGGQAVLVWRENFAVRWRAIGGDEAQVVAALLNGSSIESALSLASGDPSSLLAHLFSHGLVHTIKDPENGKR; this is translated from the coding sequence ATGTCGAACTACAGCGACCTTCTCGACAGCTTCGCCGCCGCGCTCGCGGACGACGCGCGCGCACCGGCCGGACTTACCAGCGCGACGCGCGCGAACATCGGCGTCTATCGCAACAACGTGCGGCTCAACCGCATCGCCGCGCTCGCCGATGCGTTCACGCACGTCGTCACGCTCGTGGGCAGCGATTACTTCCGCTCGCTCGCACGGGCGTATGTCATCGCGACGCCGGCCACATCGGCGAATCTGCACGACGACGGCGCCGGCCTGCCCGCTTTCATCCGCGGCTTCGCACCCGCCGCGGACCTGCCCTATCTCGGCGACGTCGCCGAAGTCGACTGGCTGATGCTGCGCGCCTACTACGCCGACGACAGCACGCCGCTCGATCGCGCCTCGCTGGCCGGGTTGGGACCCGAACGGTTTGCCGCCGCCTCGCTGCGGCTCAGCGCGTCGGTCGGCGTCGCGCGCTCGGCGAAGTGGCCGATCGCCGACATTGTCGCCATGCACGAAGGCGGCCCGACGGCCTCGCTCGATGCGGGCGGGCAAGCCGTCCTCGTCTGGCGCGAAAACTTCGCCGTGCGCTGGCGCGCGATCGGCGGCGACGAAGCACAAGTCGTCGCCGCGTTATTGAACGGCAGCAGCATCGAAAGCGCCCTGTCGCTCGCATCCGGCGATCCGAGTTCGTTGCTCGCGCATCTATTCAGTCATGGACTCGTCCATACCATCAAGGACCCTGAAAATGGAAAACGCTAG
- a CDS encoding DoxX family protein, whose protein sequence is MENASLAGRLYARLEALAVALQPLVALAVRLYVFRVFFWSGMLKLRDWGSTLYLFTSEYHVPVLPPAVAAVMGAGGELIFPILLLLGWRGRFAAAGLFVVNLVAVISYPGLEPVMIKDHVLWAVLIAYLFFHGTGRWSLDALLNRPRPAKLREGRA, encoded by the coding sequence ATGGAAAACGCTAGTCTCGCCGGCCGCTTGTACGCGCGCTTGGAAGCCCTCGCCGTCGCGTTGCAGCCGCTCGTCGCGCTGGCCGTGCGGCTCTATGTGTTCCGTGTATTCTTCTGGTCCGGCATGCTCAAGCTGCGGGACTGGGGCAGCACCCTGTATCTCTTCACAAGCGAATATCATGTGCCGGTGTTGCCGCCAGCCGTCGCCGCCGTGATGGGCGCGGGCGGCGAGCTGATTTTTCCGATTCTGCTGTTGCTCGGATGGCGCGGACGATTCGCTGCGGCGGGCCTGTTCGTCGTCAACCTGGTGGCGGTGATCTCCTACCCAGGGCTCGAACCTGTGATGATCAAAGACCATGTGCTGTGGGCCGTGCTGATCGCTTACCTCTTCTTCCACGGCACCGGACGCTGGTCGCTCGACGCGCTGCTCAACCGTCCCAGGCCCGCGAAGCTGCGAGAGGGACGCGCTTGA
- a CDS encoding RNA polymerase factor sigma-70, producing the protein MTSEAARAAHDDPIYLAQLRRDLLRFARLQLRDAAAAEDAVQEALAAAWTQADRFAGQSEHKTWVFGILRHKLIDTLRARQRTVNLSALESELECESLLDKELFKDNGHWTPHAKPRPWATPETELQRQQFWRLFEACLELLPEQIGRVFMMREFLELKTDDICAELELTANHCSVLIYRARLRLRTCLSEKGLCQEDANG; encoded by the coding sequence TTGACGAGCGAAGCGGCTCGCGCCGCGCACGACGATCCGATCTATCTGGCGCAATTGCGCCGCGATTTGCTGCGCTTTGCGCGCTTGCAGTTGCGCGATGCGGCCGCGGCGGAAGATGCGGTGCAGGAGGCGCTCGCCGCCGCGTGGACGCAAGCCGACCGGTTTGCGGGGCAATCGGAGCACAAGACGTGGGTGTTCGGCATCCTGCGTCACAAGCTCATCGATACGCTGCGTGCGCGGCAGCGGACCGTCAATCTGTCGGCGCTCGAATCGGAACTGGAGTGCGAGTCATTGCTCGACAAGGAGCTCTTCAAGGACAACGGCCATTGGACGCCGCATGCGAAGCCGCGTCCGTGGGCGACGCCGGAAACAGAATTGCAGCGGCAGCAGTTCTGGCGTTTGTTCGAAGCATGTCTCGAACTCCTGCCGGAGCAAATCGGCCGCGTGTTCATGATGCGCGAATTCCTCGAGCTCAAAACCGACGACATCTGCGCCGAGCTCGAACTCACCGCGAATCATTGCAGCGTGCTGATCTATCGCGCGCGGCTCAGGCTGCGCACGTGTCTATCCGAGAAGGGGTTGTGCCAGGAGGACGCGAATGGGTAA
- a CDS encoding zf-HC2 domain-containing protein, with the protein MGKCKDVTRLLSDALDRRLTAGEWLAIGVHLPTCSGCRNFRKQIALLRSAAQEVSGGEPVTPDEPKE; encoded by the coding sequence ATGGGTAAATGTAAGGACGTGACGCGTCTGCTGTCGGATGCGCTCGACCGGCGTCTCACAGCGGGGGAATGGCTTGCGATCGGCGTTCATCTGCCGACTTGCAGCGGATGCCGCAATTTTCGCAAGCAGATTGCGCTGTTGCGAAGCGCAGCGCAGGAAGTCAGTGGCGGAGAGCCGGTGACGCCCGACGAGCCGAAGGAATGA
- a CDS encoding GntT/GntP/DsdX family permease: MPLTTSLAPWASHDTVLILSCALGLAIIIVFISALKLAPFLSILIGTFAAGLTAGLPLDSITSAFSKGAGAILGDVGIIIALGAMLGALMADSGAADRLVSTILKHSTPRSLPWMMTLVAIIIGLPLFFEVGLVMMVPIIFVMARRSNQPILRIAIPALAGMTTLHALLPPHPGPLIAVSALHADLGITLGLGLIVALPAAVLAGPIYGMWLSKRMDVAEPEEMGKLFTRDTQQGEPPGFAISLITILMPVVLMLGRTIAKLMLAPKSFVYEALDFLGEPLVALGLTVMFAVVALGWARGMPRTRVGGILRKSLPPIAVLLLTIGAGGGLKQALVVAGISATIGKIAVSAHVPLILLAWLIAVALRQATGSATVATTTTAGIIAPVVTGMSAMHSSLLALSIGAGSVFFCHVNDAGFWMVREYFGLNLKQTVFVWSILQTIVSVVGLALTFVLWSVLI; the protein is encoded by the coding sequence ATGCCACTGACAACTTCGTTGGCGCCGTGGGCCTCCCACGACACCGTGCTGATCCTTTCCTGCGCACTGGGTCTGGCCATCATCATCGTTTTCATCAGCGCGCTGAAGCTGGCGCCGTTCCTGTCGATTCTCATCGGCACGTTTGCGGCCGGGTTGACCGCCGGGCTGCCGCTCGATTCGATCACGAGCGCATTCAGCAAAGGAGCGGGCGCCATCCTCGGCGACGTGGGCATCATCATCGCGCTGGGTGCGATGCTAGGCGCGCTGATGGCCGATTCCGGCGCGGCCGACCGGCTCGTGTCGACGATCCTCAAGCATTCGACGCCACGCTCGCTGCCATGGATGATGACGCTCGTCGCGATCATCATCGGCTTGCCGCTCTTCTTCGAAGTCGGTCTTGTCATGATGGTGCCGATCATCTTCGTGATGGCGCGCCGCTCGAATCAGCCGATCTTGCGCATCGCGATTCCGGCGCTGGCCGGCATGACGACGCTACATGCGCTGCTGCCGCCGCACCCGGGTCCGCTGATTGCCGTCAGCGCGTTGCACGCGGATCTCGGTATCACCCTGGGACTCGGCCTGATCGTCGCATTGCCTGCCGCCGTGCTCGCGGGCCCCATCTACGGGATGTGGCTTTCGAAGCGCATGGACGTCGCCGAGCCCGAGGAAATGGGCAAGCTCTTTACGCGGGACACTCAGCAAGGCGAGCCGCCCGGTTTCGCAATTTCGCTCATCACCATCCTGATGCCGGTCGTGCTGATGCTCGGCCGCACGATCGCCAAACTGATGCTCGCGCCGAAGTCGTTCGTCTACGAGGCGCTCGATTTTCTCGGTGAGCCGCTCGTCGCGCTCGGGCTCACCGTGATGTTTGCCGTTGTGGCGCTAGGCTGGGCGCGCGGGATGCCGCGCACGCGCGTCGGCGGCATTTTGCGCAAGAGCCTGCCGCCGATCGCCGTGCTGTTGTTGACCATCGGTGCGGGCGGCGGTCTCAAGCAAGCGCTCGTCGTCGCCGGGATCAGCGCGACGATCGGCAAGATCGCGGTGAGCGCCCACGTGCCGCTGATCCTGCTTGCGTGGCTCATCGCTGTCGCGCTGCGCCAGGCCACCGGTTCCGCCACCGTCGCCACGACGACGACCGCCGGCATCATCGCCCCGGTCGTCACCGGCATGAGCGCGATGCACAGCTCGCTGCTGGCGCTTTCGATCGGCGCGGGGTCGGTGTTCTTCTGCCACGTGAACGACGCGGGTTTCTGGATGGTCCGCGAGTACTTTGGCTTGAACCTGAAGCAAACGGTGTTCGTCTGGTCGATATTGCAGACGATCGTCTCGGTGGTGGGGCTTGCGTTGACGTTCGTTTTGTGGAGCGTGTTGATTTAG